A part of Nitrososphaerota archaeon genomic DNA contains:
- a CDS encoding ABC transporter ATP-binding protein produces the protein MEEKIFAIEVKELIKKFGDFIALKYISFNVTPGEIFGLIGPNGAGKTTTLRILATLLLPTDGIVKIFNYDIISESDKVRKILSYLAEDAGAYRNLSGYEYLKIVGKIYFSSKKDLEEAIEEAIKISGLGSKINEKVKIYSKGMKRRLQVARTFMVKPKLAILDEPTAGLDVIHAQYIRQIIKDYAEKMGVTIILSSHNMLEVENLCSRIALIHSGEIVTIGNPKELKEKFNASNLEEVFVKVAKIEE, from the coding sequence ATGGAAGAAAAAATATTTGCTATAGAAGTAAAAGAACTTATTAAAAAATTTGGAGATTTTATCGCATTAAAATATATTTCATTTAATGTTACCCCTGGAGAAATTTTTGGATTAATAGGTCCAAATGGAGCTGGAAAAACAACCACTTTAAGAATACTTGCTACTCTCCTTTTACCAACAGATGGAATTGTTAAAATTTTTAATTATGATATTATTTCTGAATCGGATAAAGTAAGGAAAATACTATCTTATTTAGCTGAAGATGCTGGAGCATATAGGAATCTTAGTGGTTATGAATATTTAAAAATAGTTGGTAAAATATATTTTTCATCTAAAAAAGATTTAGAAGAAGCTATTGAAGAAGCAATTAAAATTTCTGGTTTAGGAAGTAAAATAAATGAAAAAGTGAAAATTTATAGTAAAGGTATGAAAAGAAGACTTCAAGTAGCTAGAACATTCATGGTAAAACCTAAATTAGCTATTTTAGATGAACCTACCGCTGGATTGGATGTTATTCATGCACAATATATTAGACAAATAATAAAAGATTATGCTGAAAAAATGGGAGTTACAATTATTTTATCAAGTCACAATATGCTTGAAGTAGAAAATCTATGTTCTAGAATAGCATTAATTCATAGTGGAGAAATTGTCACTATTGGCAATCCAAAAGAACTTAAAGAAAAATTTAATGCATCAAATTTAGAAGAAGTATTTGTTAAGGTGGCAAAAATTGAAGAGTAA
- a CDS encoding ABC transporter permease: MKSKLTPLIEKEIKDLLRDPRIYIGLIVPIFILPLMGSIFSISTEQTIQLMKEGIPIALINYDETNWSLDLMNFLSNSGFNITYIDFNKYDKMEFLLKDIEKTNIQALIIIPKNFGENITKFNKANIETYYFIRSSGISETSILSMINSILKKYSDILSLRLISDVASDKKPENLKDPLKIDSLSIVGGKVLNVPPETLIGQIMMQTMIIPLTLFILTIVVAQTAATATAVENEERTLETLLTFPVSRYEILLAKLIGSALIALIGAILYLVGYYIYLEKMLTIFEGATIEGSITLLSFLPPPSIEAYVILGINVLLAIFFTTSLGVVIGALSSDVRISNSLLGIIIIPVMIPAFLIMYGGEIGSLPLIIQIIVYALPTSYPLISTKKIFLGSIPIESIYGIPYSIILTLIVIYLTGKILSPEKLLTLQYKVKAWRIKRKS; encoded by the coding sequence TTGAAGAGTAAATTAACCCCACTTATTGAAAAAGAAATCAAAGATTTGCTTAGAGACCCAAGAATATATATAGGTTTAATTGTTCCAATATTCATACTTCCATTAATGGGATCTATATTTTCCATTTCAACAGAACAAACAATTCAACTAATGAAGGAGGGGATCCCAATTGCTTTAATAAATTATGATGAAACCAATTGGAGTTTAGATTTAATGAATTTCTTATCAAATTCTGGTTTTAATATTACATACATAGATTTTAATAAATATGATAAAATGGAATTTTTATTAAAAGATATTGAAAAAACAAATATTCAAGCTTTAATAATAATTCCTAAAAATTTTGGAGAAAATATCACTAAATTTAATAAAGCAAATATAGAAACATATTACTTTATTAGGAGTAGTGGAATAAGCGAAACGAGTATTTTATCGATGATAAATAGCATATTAAAAAAATATTCTGATATATTAAGTTTAAGATTAATTTCTGATGTTGCTTCAGATAAAAAACCTGAAAACTTAAAGGATCCGCTTAAGATTGATAGTTTAAGTATTGTAGGAGGAAAGGTTCTTAATGTACCACCTGAAACATTAATTGGACAAATTATGATGCAAACTATGATAATTCCATTAACTCTTTTTATTTTAACAATAGTTGTTGCTCAAACTGCTGCTACAGCAACTGCTGTTGAAAATGAAGAAAGGACACTTGAAACGTTATTAACTTTTCCAGTTAGTAGATATGAAATTCTTTTAGCAAAATTAATAGGTTCAGCTTTAATAGCACTTATTGGAGCAATATTATATTTAGTTGGCTATTATATTTATTTAGAAAAAATGTTAACAATTTTTGAGGGAGCAACAATAGAAGGGAGTATTACTTTATTATCGTTTCTCCCTCCTCCTTCGATTGAAGCATACGTTATACTAGGAATAAATGTTTTACTTGCAATATTTTTTACGACTTCTTTAGGAGTAGTTATAGGAGCATTAAGTAGTGATGTAAGAATTTCAAATTCTCTTTTAGGTATAATAATCATACCTGTAATGATTCCAGCATTTCTAATAATGTATGGAGGAGAGATAGGAAGTTTACCGCTAATAATTCAAATAATAGTATATGCTCTTCCAACATCTTATCCATTAATTTCTACTAAAAAAATATTTTTAGGATCAATACCTATAGAATCAATATATGGAATACCTTATTCAATTATTCTTACATTAATTGTAATTTATTTAACAGGAAAAATATTAAGCCCTGAGAAATTATTAACTTTACAATATAAAGTTAAAGCATGGAGAATAAAAAGAAAAAGTTAA